A genomic region of Fodinisporobacter ferrooxydans contains the following coding sequences:
- a CDS encoding PTS transporter subunit EIIC, protein MMEQVEKKVEQASQKQTVTQHVFKFISSSFGPLIPVFAGSATIKALLALLTMLHWLSPGSGTYLILAAAGNSVFFFMPILLGITGSMALGANPYIGGAIGAALMEPNFTGLLHHGSVSSFLGIPVVLANYASTIFPIFFAIPIYAVLEKFLKKIIHRDIQLFMVPMLSLIIIVPLTAMVVGPFGTYAGQLVSTIVLFLFSKSGLLAGAVLGAAWTFLTVIGLHMALVPVAITDISHGGDPLMATASAGVFAQIGFALGMLIRTRDVGLRSLAGASLIPGILSGETRPILYGLFLPYRRTFVFVVIAGAAGGAISGAAGVKMTALAFPSFLSIPLFAPMVPYVIGMLVAFLAAMVLTILFGYEKTGKTRESSGK, encoded by the coding sequence ATGATGGAGCAAGTTGAGAAGAAAGTTGAACAGGCAAGTCAAAAGCAAACTGTGACACAACACGTATTTAAGTTCATTTCAAGCAGCTTTGGACCGCTCATCCCAGTGTTTGCGGGTTCAGCTACCATCAAGGCGTTGCTGGCATTATTGACAATGTTACACTGGTTGTCGCCCGGGAGCGGCACGTACTTGATCTTAGCGGCCGCTGGTAACTCTGTATTCTTCTTCATGCCCATTTTATTAGGTATCACTGGGTCTATGGCCTTGGGGGCTAACCCGTACATCGGTGGTGCCATTGGAGCAGCTTTGATGGAACCGAACTTTACGGGATTGCTACATCACGGTTCCGTGTCATCGTTTCTTGGGATACCCGTTGTACTGGCTAATTACGCCTCAACGATTTTTCCTATTTTTTTTGCGATACCTATCTACGCTGTCCTTGAAAAGTTTCTTAAAAAGATCATCCATCGAGATATTCAGCTCTTCATGGTTCCGATGTTGTCACTCATTATTATCGTACCACTAACAGCTATGGTTGTAGGACCGTTTGGAACCTATGCTGGTCAACTGGTCAGTACTATTGTGTTGTTCCTCTTTTCCAAAAGCGGTCTACTGGCAGGGGCCGTTCTCGGTGCTGCATGGACTTTTCTCACTGTAATAGGACTTCACATGGCACTGGTACCTGTTGCTATCACCGACATCAGCCACGGTGGGGATCCGCTGATGGCAACTGCATCCGCAGGGGTCTTTGCGCAAATAGGATTTGCACTTGGTATGTTGATTAGAACACGAGATGTTGGTCTAAGGTCGCTCGCAGGAGCAAGCCTGATCCCAGGTATTCTGTCCGGAGAGACAAGACCAATTCTCTACGGCCTTTTCTTGCCTTATCGGCGAACCTTTGTATTCGTAGTTATTGCAGGAGCTGCTGGCGGCGCGATATCTGGAGCTGCTGGCGTAAAAATGACTGCCTTAGCATTTCCAAGTTTCTTGTCGATTCCTCTATTCGCACCTATGGTCCCCTATGTCATCGGCATGTTGGTCGCGTTTCTTGCGGCAATGGTTCTCACAATCTTATTTGGATATGAAAAAACGGGGAAAACACGAGAGTCATCAGGAAAATAA